The following coding sequences lie in one Palaemon carinicauda isolate YSFRI2023 chromosome 7, ASM3689809v2, whole genome shotgun sequence genomic window:
- the LOC137643938 gene encoding uncharacterized protein: protein MDPSSSSNRQNTQHTPEQPDTSPPLIQIDEFDESSVRLWKMFREAIQPLYFKILCWANPGWNPISNFKDYLESQGVDICQVRKSLSKHQRDEFMNLSSHGTWDITMNHMLLQFSKCLAGKNDEKWHKENGSDPELSLTLLKNKRNETAHNPKINKETCSDLINKVYELVMKIHESLKLIVLRDIVNTEDKEEIEREMDRVFDDTRQKIDEIGKGVIGTEVFAEYQREIGFTKKKKLLEERGFPCLKNSLEKFKSINPLNLITGTSSNPNIPVEKIHTEMKLEGESGPCIVPIEEILNHVPHYDSSRLLLIKGVAGIGKTTLVKKINSDWLSKKDDIKGLNDFEILLYVECRDTTESFKDLLVASFGDVHQKFQDNEIIDVCLAFKCLLIIDGYDELNDKSSKLFLDVLTLKKSRKISVIVTTRPEFQEKFNNQVKSHHTTVSTISLEGIPKEKREEFVCKYYAVLGSADSPLQSLDELLQYLRKTMHIMHEVWGLPLNLALVTILWMNTPDIISNITTEAELYWQFYLLSRLKLEERLAKNPNTAHFLPNELIQKTEEFVEKLCSESFKALQKGEINLTQSTINDLFKICFNLKLPAEELTGAFLKIVTTFQGSFQYSFLHKGMMEFMAALSIAKKLTNQCWDQSVDLEPKDTASLTKIFEMLHGGSLPENLHKYQNMLIQLISLFHVGDGDEMKVSEDDKIEALELLVRSGVNGKDSVLKVLKNIKCDHSSSRWIAQRFKLFDRYTRIEDHTIDAYTALLRPTDPPLPNREEIEITIDLNDTDGLVELQRQLCRHLINPSIIELNNHFDGDSEPTVEERESIKNLLTKDCARYRGIWDPTFQIPPNIRRLHVSFKDHPSLDAFCQSLEKTKMIRIHEIEICLSVNDVSSVSRPIPFLEKDPIVDVYVRDVKEEDIERVGDFLRTLQPQDSRRSFMSIQFLLCSLGRTRSPEDILRLLASLKGVRVRHYIVFPKDEEPDEEALRSEMDLKAKESTGCEVGINWLL from the exons TTCATCACACGGCACATGGGACATAACTATGAATCATATGCTTCTTCAGTTTTCTAAATGTTTAGCTGGAAAAAATGACGAAAAGTGGCACAAAGAAAATGGGTCTGACCCAGAATTATCTTTAACGCTTTtgaagaataaaagaaatgaaacagcCCATAATCCGAAGATAAACAAAGAAACGTGTTCAGActtaataaataaagtatatgaactTGTAATGAAAATTCATGAGAGCTTAAAACTTATCGTGCTCCGGGATATAGTAAacactgaggataaagaagaaatcgaaagagaaatggacagagtttttgatgaTACCCGACAGAAGATCGATGAGATAGGAAAAGGAGTTATAGGAACCGAGGTCTTCgctgaatatcaaagggaaattggctttaccaaaaagaagaagttattggaagaaagaggcttcccttgtttgaagaacagtcttgaaaaatttaaaagcattaatcctctcaacctgataacaggaacctcttctaatcccaacataccagtagagaagattcacacagaaatgaagctagaaggggaaagtggcccctgtattgttcctatagaggagatactaAATCACGTACCTCATTACGATTCcagtcgactcttactgatcaagggagTGGCAGGTATAGGTAAAACCACACTGGTCAAGAAGATCAattctgactggctcagtaagaaggacgacatcaaaggccttaatgactttgagatacttttgtatgtagaatgcagggataccactgaatcttttaaagacttgttagtggcgtcttttggagacgttcaccagaaattccaagataatgaaattattgatgtgtgtttggcttttaagtgtcttctcatcatagatgggtatgacgagctgaatgataaatcatcaaaattattcctagatgttttgacactgaagaaatcccgcaaaattagtgttattgtgacaaccagacctgaatttcAGGAGAAATTCAACAACCAGGTGAAATCTCATcacacaactgtgtctacaattagtcttgagggaattccaaaggagaagagagaagagtttgtatgcaagtattatgcagtattggggtcagccgattctcctttgcaatcattagatgaactgttacagtatctgaggaaaacaatgcaTATTATGCATGAAGTGTGGGGACTACCattaaatctcgctcttgtaacaattCTGTGGATGAATACCCCAGatattataagcaacatcaccactgaagctgagctctactggcaattttaccttttgtctcgcttaaaattagaggagcgtttggcGAAAAACCCCAACACAGCTCATTTCCTACCAAATGAATTGATTCAGAAAACAGAGGAGTTTGTTGAAAAACTATGTAGTGAATCATTTAAAGCATTACAAAAAGGTGAAATCAATCTTACACAATCCACCATCAATGATTTGTTCAAGATCTGTTTTAATTTGAAATTGCCAGCTGAAGAGCTAACTGGTGCCTTCCTGAAGATAGTGACCACTTTCCAAGGCTCCTTTCAGTACAGTTTCCTtcataaagggatgatggaattcatggcagctctaTCTATCGCTAagaaattgacaaaccaatgctgggaCCAATCTGTAGACTTAGAACCAAAAGACACGGCCTCACttacaaagatctttgaaatgctgcatggagggagtctccctgaaaaccttcacaaatatcaaaatatgctgatcCAGTTGATCAGCCTATTCCATGTGGGTGACGgagacgagatgaaggtgtcagaagatgacaagattgaggcactggaactcctagtaaggtcgggagtgaacgGCAAAGACTCAGTGCTAaaagtcttgaagaatatcaaatgtgatcattcttcttcaagatggatagcacagaggttcaaACTGTTTGATAGGTACACCAGAATTgaagatcatacaattgatgcgtacacTGCCCTCCTTAGACCCACAGatccccctctcccaaacagagaggaaattGAAATTACAATAGACCTGaatgacactgatgggttagttgaactacaaaggcaactttgccggcatctcatcaacccatcaATTATAGAGCTAAATAACCATTTCGACggagattcagagccgaccgtagaagaaagagagtcaatcaagaatctactcaccaaaga ttgtgcaAGATACagaggcatctgggacccaacgttccaaatccctccaaatattagAAGACTTCATGTCAGTTTTAAGGACCACcccagcctcgacgccttctgtcaatctttggaGAAGACAAAAATGATTAGAATTCATGAAATAG AGATTTGCTTaagtgtcaacgacgtcagcagcgtcagtcgcccaatccctttcttggagaaggatccaATTGTCGATGTCTATGTCAGGGACGTCAAGGAGGAAGACATCGAAAGGGTTGGGGActtccttcggacattgcaacctcAGGATTCAAGGAG atcgttcatGTCAATCCAGTTTCTTCTctgttccctggggaggacgaggagtCCTGAGGatatcctcagactcctcgcctccttgaagggagtcagggtgagacacTACATCGTGTTCCCAAAAGATGAAGAACCAGATGAGGAAGCCTTACGCAGtgagatggatcttaaggcaaaggaatccaccggatgtgaaGTTGGTATTAATTG GTTGCTTTAA